One genomic window of Pseudomonas chlororaphis subsp. piscium includes the following:
- a CDS encoding DegT/DnrJ/EryC1/StrS family aminotransferase gives MLNTPFSSWPSFSDEEANAVRDVILSNKVNYWTGTQGREFEKEFAAWAGTQYAIALANGTVALDLALKALGIGAGDEVIVTSRTFLASVSSIVNAGATPVFADVDRDSQNFTAQSIRTVMTPRTCAVICVHLAGWPCDMDPIMALAQEFDLKVIEDCAQAHGALYKGRPVGSIGHVGAWSFCQDKIMTTGGEGGMVTTNDRQLWADMWAFKDHGKSWEAVYEREHPPGFRWVHESFGTNWRMLEVQAVIGRIQLKRMTDWQASRLENAQQIWDCARQLNGLRTPAIPEGSVHAAYKCYVFVEPQQLKDGWDRDRILAEITAREVPVFSGSCSEVYLEKAFDNTDWRPAVRLPIARELGETSLMFLVHPTLKASEIEKTCSVLKEVMQLAAR, from the coding sequence GTGTTGAATACACCTTTTTCTTCCTGGCCTTCCTTTTCCGACGAAGAGGCCAATGCTGTACGTGATGTGATCCTGTCCAACAAAGTCAATTACTGGACCGGCACGCAAGGACGTGAGTTCGAAAAGGAATTCGCGGCATGGGCGGGAACTCAATACGCCATTGCGCTCGCTAACGGCACGGTCGCCCTGGACCTGGCCCTTAAGGCTTTGGGGATTGGCGCCGGCGACGAAGTGATCGTTACCTCGCGTACGTTCCTGGCATCGGTGTCCAGCATCGTCAATGCCGGGGCAACCCCGGTTTTCGCCGATGTGGATCGCGATTCGCAAAACTTCACCGCGCAGAGCATTCGCACTGTAATGACTCCTCGTACCTGCGCGGTCATCTGTGTGCACCTGGCTGGCTGGCCTTGTGACATGGACCCGATCATGGCCTTGGCGCAGGAGTTCGATCTCAAGGTGATCGAGGACTGCGCGCAGGCCCATGGGGCCCTGTACAAGGGGCGTCCCGTCGGTTCGATCGGTCATGTCGGTGCCTGGTCTTTCTGTCAGGACAAGATCATGACCACGGGTGGCGAGGGCGGCATGGTCACCACCAATGATCGCCAGTTGTGGGCAGACATGTGGGCCTTCAAGGACCATGGCAAGAGCTGGGAGGCTGTCTATGAGCGCGAGCATCCACCAGGCTTCCGCTGGGTGCACGAAAGTTTTGGCACTAACTGGAGGATGCTGGAAGTCCAGGCCGTGATTGGCCGGATTCAACTCAAGCGCATGACCGATTGGCAGGCAAGCCGTCTGGAGAATGCACAGCAGATATGGGATTGCGCTCGCCAACTGAATGGCCTGCGTACTCCGGCCATACCCGAAGGCAGCGTTCATGCTGCCTATAAATGTTATGTATTTGTGGAACCGCAACAACTCAAGGACGGTTGGGACAGGGATCGTATTCTGGCGGAGATTACGGCGCGGGAAGTACCGGTATTCTCCGGCTCCTGCTCCGAGGTCTATCTGGAAAAGGCCTTTGACAATACTGATTGGCGCCCTGCGGTCCGCTTGCCGATTGCTCGAGAGCTGGGAGAAACCAGCCTCATGTTCCTGGTACACCCTACGCTGAAGGCATCTGAAATCGAGAAAACGTGCTCGGTGCTCAAAGAGGTCATGCAACTGGCCGCGCGGTAA
- a CDS encoding sugar transferase — MIKRGFDLFASILGLLLLAPVMAVVAWQIRKKLGSPVLFRQIRPGKDGKPFEMVKFRTMRDAHDAMGNPLPDSERMTPFGSFLRSSSLDELPELWNVLKGDMSLVGPRPLLMEYLPLYNSEQYRRHEVRPGVTGWAQINGRNALEWEEKFNLDVWYVDNQSLWLDLKVIFLTIKKVVIRDGISAEGEVTAAKFTGTKR; from the coding sequence ATGATTAAGCGTGGGTTCGATCTGTTTGCTTCGATACTGGGCCTGTTGTTGCTGGCACCGGTCATGGCGGTGGTTGCCTGGCAGATCCGCAAGAAACTCGGTTCGCCCGTGTTGTTCCGCCAGATTCGTCCGGGCAAGGACGGCAAGCCCTTCGAGATGGTCAAGTTCCGTACAATGCGCGATGCTCATGACGCGATGGGCAACCCGCTGCCGGATTCGGAGCGCATGACACCGTTTGGCAGCTTTTTGCGTTCGAGCAGCCTGGATGAGTTGCCAGAGCTGTGGAATGTGTTGAAGGGCGATATGAGTCTGGTAGGGCCTCGGCCTCTGCTGATGGAGTATCTGCCGCTTTACAATAGCGAACAGTATCGTCGCCATGAGGTGCGTCCGGGCGTGACTGGCTGGGCTCAGATCAATGGGAGGAATGCCCTGGAGTGGGAGGAAAAATTCAACCTGGATGTCTGGTATGTAGACAACCAATCCTTATGGTTGGATTTGAAAGTCATCTTCCTGACGATCAAAAAAGTTGTTATTCGTGATGGTATCAGTGCAGAAGGCGAAGTTACCGCTGCGAAGTTTACTGGGACCAAACGATGA